In the Sandaracinus amylolyticus genome, GGGTGCTGACCGCGCCAGCGCTGCACCGAGTAGTGGATCACCGGCAGCAGGAAGAAGCCGACGATCGAGAGGCCCGCCGCGAAGCGCTTCTCCGCTTCGCCCGCGCCGCCGAACGAGCGCAGCACCACGAACGCCGTGAAGATGAGCCCGGCGAGCAGCGTGGTGGTCAGGCGCGGATCCCACGTCCAGTAGACGCCCCACGCCTTGCGCGCCCAGAGCGGGCCCGTGATCAGCACGATCGCGGTGAAGAGCAGCCCGACCTCGGCGCCCGCGACGGCCAGCGCGTCCCACTTGTCGTGGCGGGTCCACAGGTACCCGATGCTGCCGATCATCGCGAGCGTGAACCCGACGTACATCGCGTACGCGCTGGGCACGTGGAAGTAGAAGATCTTCTGGACGATGCCCATCTGACGCTCGACGGGCGCGATCACGAAGATCGCGTAGAGCGACGCGACGAGCAGCACGATCGCGAGCGCGGCGAGCGCCCAGAACGCGACGGGCGCGCGGACCTTCTCTCGGGGGTCCATCGGGTCCGCGGAACCTATCGCAGCGCGGGGTTCCCGTCGAGCGCAGCGCCCCCGTCGAAGCGCGTCCAGACCCCGCCGATCCGTCGCTCGTGCGGGTACCACGCGAGCTTGTACCGCATGTGGGCGCTCTGCTCGATCGCCAGGCCCAGGTAGAGCCAGCGCAGGCTCATCTGCTGGCAGAGCCGCAGCTGGGTGAGGATCGAGTACACGCCGGGCGAGAGCCGCGCGAAGTCGGGGTCGTAGTACGTGTAGACCGCGGAGAGCGAGCGTGCGCCGCGGTCGGTGATCGCGATGCCGACGAGCTGCTTGGTCGACGCGAGGCGGTAGCGGATCTCGAACGCGGGCGCGCTGCTCTCGACGAGGAAACGCGCGTATTCCTGGGTGTCGAGGGCGCGCTCGCGCTGGCGCAGGCCGCGCAGCTCCTCGTGCTTGCCGAAGAGCGCGACGCGCTCCTCGTCGACCAGCGGCTCGCCGATCTCGACGATCAGCTCGCGATCGCCCTTGCGCCCGGCGCGCCGCTGCGAGCTGGTCGGCTCGAACCCCGCGACGTCGATGCGCAGCGGCTCGCACGCGCTGCACGAAGGACAGCGCTGGTTGTAGAGGAACGGGCCGCTGCGGCGATCACCGGCCTCGAGCCGCGCGTCGAGCTCCTCCGGGCTGAGCGGCCGGATCGGCACGCGCAGCGGGCGGCGCGCGGTGTGGCCTTCGAGGTACGGACAGGGTTCGTCCTCGTCTACGACCACGAGCTCCGGCGGGATCGTGGGCAGGACGCGCGTCACGGCAGAAGTGGAAGATAGCACCGGCCGAGCCAGCGCGGACGTGCCCGCGCGGGGAGCGTGCTCGGGCGCATCGACGTCGCGGATCGGCGCTGTAGGCTCGCCGCGTGGTGGACTCGATCGACGACCCTCGCGCCGCGCGCGCGCTCTCCGACGTGTGGATTCGCGCCATCGACGAGGCGGCGCCGGTGCTCCTCGGCCCGCACGATCGCACCGGGGCCGCCCTCGCGGACGAGGTGGCGCGCCTCAGCGAGCTGTACACGCGTGACCGAGGTGCCCTCCGTTCGCAGAGCGCGGCGCTCGCGGCGCGGCTGCGCTTCTTCCTGCCCCGCGATCTCCCGAAGGTCGAGGGTCCGCTCGCAGAGCTCGCGTGGGCGGGCGCGCTGCCCGCGGGACCGCGATGGAAGGTGCTCGATCTCGGGGCCGGGCTCGGGACGACGACGCTCGGGATCGCGACGTTCGCGAAGCGCATGGGGATCGAGGGCCTCGACGTGCTCGCGATCGAGCGCGACGCGCGATCGCTCGACGTGATGAAGCACCTCGCCGCGAAGTGCGGT is a window encoding:
- a CDS encoding cytochrome c biogenesis protein, whose amino-acid sequence is MDPREKVRAPVAFWALAALAIVLLVASLYAIFVIAPVERQMGIVQKIFYFHVPSAYAMYVGFTLAMIGSIGYLWTRHDKWDALAVAGAEVGLLFTAIVLITGPLWARKAWGVYWTWDPRLTTTLLAGLIFTAFVVLRSFGGAGEAEKRFAAGLSIVGFFLLPVIHYSVQRWRGQHPTVITARGGGLHPDMYPALWLAFVLFTVLVALLVWARARAERARQRIAEIETEAAAQGLLEEA
- a CDS encoding arginyltransferase; its protein translation is MTRVLPTIPPELVVVDEDEPCPYLEGHTARRPLRVPIRPLSPEELDARLEAGDRRSGPFLYNQRCPSCSACEPLRIDVAGFEPTSSQRRAGRKGDRELIVEIGEPLVDEERVALFGKHEELRGLRQRERALDTQEYARFLVESSAPAFEIRYRLASTKQLVGIAITDRGARSLSAVYTYYDPDFARLSPGVYSILTQLRLCQQMSLRWLYLGLAIEQSAHMRYKLAWYPHERRIGGVWTRFDGGAALDGNPALR